From Cecembia calidifontis, one genomic window encodes:
- a CDS encoding MG2 domain-containing protein, producing MSRSNDKKPSVDIFIFCFDIFSSGTKNYGEIVNLFSHAFPYEKIFLHTDKPYYIPSDTIWFKAYVTTPDKNFRESATPSVPLYVELIKPSVIPIASRKIIKLKDGRGAGDFVIPRELKPGIYKLRAYTSYSLNFGDQAFFEKEIFISDKGQAFHGKMELTVESKL from the coding sequence ATATCACGCTCTAATGACAAAAAACCTTCTGTTGACATTTTTATTTTTTGCTTTGACATTTTTAGCTCAGGCACAAAAAATTACGGGGAAATTGTCAATTTATTTAGTCATGCATTCCCCTACGAGAAGATTTTTCTACATACAGACAAACCTTACTATATTCCAAGTGACACCATTTGGTTCAAGGCCTATGTCACCACTCCGGATAAAAATTTCAGGGAATCTGCCACACCTTCTGTTCCCCTGTATGTGGAATTGATCAAACCCAGTGTCATCCCCATTGCATCCAGGAAGATCATCAAATTAAAAGATGGAAGAGGTGCAGGGGATTTTGTCATACCCAGGGAACTTAAACCCGGAATATATAAACTGAGGGCCTACACTTCTTATTCTTTGAATTTTGGTGATCAGGCATTTTTTGAAAAAGAAATTTTTATTTCAGACAAAGGTCAAGCTTTTCATGGCAAAATGGAATTAACAGTGGAAAGCAAACTTTAA
- a CDS encoding GMC oxidoreductase, giving the protein MANLNIDAVKERTFQAIVIGSGMSGSWAAKELCEHGVKTLVIERGRNVKHIKDYPTTNMLPYEFEHRGQIPLEVQKENPIVSRCYAFREDAAHFFVKDKEHPYVQEKPFDWIRGYQVGGKSLLWARQVQRWSDFDFEGPARDGFAVDWPIRYKDIAPWYSHVEKFAGVSGNKDGLPHLPDGEFLPGFPLNVVEKYFQYQLKKHYGDSRHMILARCAHITGNLDYYAQQGRAKCQSRNLCQRGCPFGGYFSANASTLPWAEKTGNMTLRTNAVVHSIIYDEAKGKATGVRIVDTQSKEMEEYFADVIFVNGSALNTNLILLNSTSYRFPNGLGNDNGLLGKYVAFHNYRAGISAEYHGHLEYTTQGGRPTSGYFPRFRNVFKQETDFLRGYAAGFSAYRGTYADQSGIGMELKENLLNPDKYGPWGISSHMMGETIPKESNYVALDPNQKDEWGIPLLRINVEYDDNDEKMVKDYLEQMTEMFEKAGFTNIKTRDDRRAPGLDIHEMGGVRMGRDPKTSLLNANHQLHAVPNVYVTDGASMTSTATQNPSLTYMAFAARAAHHAMKTFG; this is encoded by the coding sequence ATGGCTAATCTAAATATAGACGCAGTAAAAGAAAGAACTTTCCAGGCCATCGTCATAGGTTCTGGAATGAGTGGCAGCTGGGCAGCCAAAGAACTTTGCGAACATGGGGTCAAAACACTGGTCATTGAAAGGGGCCGGAATGTGAAACACATCAAAGACTACCCCACTACCAATATGCTTCCCTATGAATTTGAGCACCGGGGTCAGATTCCTTTGGAAGTTCAAAAGGAGAACCCTATTGTCAGTCGCTGCTATGCTTTCAGGGAAGATGCAGCACATTTCTTTGTCAAAGATAAAGAGCATCCCTATGTGCAGGAAAAGCCCTTTGATTGGATCAGAGGTTATCAGGTGGGTGGAAAATCCCTGCTTTGGGCAAGACAGGTACAGCGATGGTCAGATTTTGATTTTGAAGGTCCTGCGAGGGATGGCTTTGCAGTGGATTGGCCGATACGCTACAAGGACATTGCCCCTTGGTACAGCCACGTGGAAAAGTTTGCAGGTGTTTCCGGAAATAAAGACGGGCTGCCCCATTTACCTGATGGGGAGTTTCTCCCTGGATTTCCGCTCAATGTGGTGGAAAAGTATTTTCAGTACCAACTCAAAAAACATTATGGGGACTCCCGGCATATGATTTTGGCCCGATGCGCCCATATAACAGGAAATTTGGATTATTACGCGCAGCAAGGCAGGGCAAAATGCCAAAGCAGAAACCTCTGCCAGAGAGGTTGCCCGTTTGGGGGCTATTTCTCTGCCAATGCCTCCACCTTGCCTTGGGCTGAAAAGACGGGTAACATGACCTTAAGGACCAATGCGGTGGTGCATTCCATCATTTATGATGAAGCCAAAGGCAAAGCTACCGGGGTGCGTATTGTAGATACCCAGTCTAAAGAAATGGAAGAGTATTTTGCGGATGTGATTTTCGTGAACGGATCAGCCCTGAATACCAACTTGATCCTTTTGAATTCAACCTCTTACCGCTTCCCCAATGGACTGGGAAATGACAATGGTCTGTTGGGTAAATATGTGGCCTTCCACAATTATAGAGCTGGAATTTCAGCGGAATACCATGGCCACTTAGAATATACCACCCAGGGGGGAAGACCAACATCCGGTTATTTTCCAAGGTTCAGAAATGTCTTCAAACAGGAAACTGATTTCTTGAGGGGATATGCTGCAGGTTTTTCAGCATATAGAGGAACTTATGCTGACCAAAGTGGCATAGGAATGGAATTGAAAGAAAATCTTTTAAATCCAGACAAATACGGTCCATGGGGAATAAGCTCCCATATGATGGGCGAAACCATCCCTAAGGAAAGTAATTATGTAGCTTTGGATCCAAACCAGAAAGACGAATGGGGTATCCCATTGCTTAGGATCAATGTAGAATACGATGACAATGACGAAAAAATGGTGAAGGATTACCTGGAACAAATGACAGAAATGTTTGAAAAGGCAGGCTTCACCAATATCAAAACCCGTGATGACCGCAGAGCACCTGGCTTGGATATCCACGAAATGGGTGGAGTACGCATGGGCAGAGATCCAAAAACCTCCTTGCTCAATGCCAACCATCAATTGCATGCCGTACCGAATGTGTATGTCACAGATGGCGCCAGTATGACTTCCACCGCTACCCAAAACCCATCCCTGACCTATATGGCATTTGCGGCCAGGGCAGCACACCATGCGATGAAAACCTTTGGATAA
- a CDS encoding gluconate 2-dehydrogenase subunit 3 family protein, with protein sequence MKRRDALRSLALITGGLVLVPSCDFSKEDILAAYKNLQITPSLKQLLAGIADTIIPPGNIKGAADLSVQDFILVMVNDCVDENGQQAFMKGLQAFEGFSKKTSGKNFSKLTKEEKENLILSGLSTEEENEKDIRSFLETTKRFTIQGFMLSEYIQTEVKPYSLIPGDYKGEVLIADIKTERING encoded by the coding sequence ATGAAAAGAAGAGATGCCCTTCGTAGTCTTGCTCTGATTACAGGCGGACTGGTCTTGGTACCTTCCTGTGATTTTTCCAAGGAAGATATCCTGGCTGCCTATAAAAACCTTCAGATTACCCCTAGCCTCAAGCAATTATTGGCCGGCATAGCCGACACCATCATTCCTCCGGGAAATATCAAAGGTGCAGCAGACCTGAGCGTGCAGGACTTTATCTTGGTCATGGTCAACGATTGCGTGGACGAAAATGGACAACAAGCCTTTATGAAAGGCCTGCAAGCCTTTGAAGGTTTTAGCAAGAAAACGAGCGGTAAAAACTTTTCTAAATTGACCAAAGAGGAAAAAGAAAACCTGATCCTGAGCGGTTTGTCCACGGAAGAGGAAAATGAAAAGGATATCAGGTCATTCCTGGAAACTACCAAACGTTTTACCATCCAAGGTTTCATGCTTTCTGAATACATTCAGACTGAAGTGAAACCCTATTCCTTGATTCCTGGTGATTACAAGGGAGAAGTACTGATTGCCGACATTAAAACAGAGAGAATCAATGGCTAA